The Opitutus sp. DNA window GTGTTTTTAGTTGTTATTGAATTGTTTTCGGAATGCGAACCAGTGGAATTGATAAAACTCGCCCTGACCGCTTTGGCATTACCGGCCAATCCTTCACCTACCGCGCCGCTCCCGAGGGCGCGAGTTACAACCTCTGCGCCTTCGGCTCGGACGGCAAAGACGACGGTGGTGCAAGGTGCGCCCCGGGCGACCGCAACCCCCGCAACTGGGCAGGGCCCAGCGGAGGGTACTGATCTTCGTCGGCCGACACAACTCCTCGTTCCATGCGCCGTGCCTTGACCCTCACCACGCTGGTCGCCTCCACCGCTTTCGCGGTGCAGGGCTTTCGACTACTCTTCCGCGCCTCGCAGGGTTCAGGTTGGAGCGCGGCCTCGCCTGCATTGTTAGGGGTTATCTGCCTAATCATCGCTGCATGCCTAGCCGCTCCGCGCCTTGTCAGCGTTTTGACTTACCCTCTGAACTCGTTGATCGGTGGGTTTTTTTATCCGCAGCAACGCTTCACCGCTCCACCCGATGATCTGCTTCTAAAATTGCGCATCCGTATTTCAGGACGCGAATTCGAGTCGGTCGAAAAACAACTTACGGGCCTGTTCGCCGCCTATAAACCAAATCCCGGCCTCTATCACCTCCGCGCCCTGTTGGAAGTGGCCCAGGGGCGCGGGGTCGAACCGGTGACAGCCGACGCCGCGCGCAATCTCTCCGCCCAGAATTTCGAAGCCTATCAAAAGCTGCTCCGAAAATTCCCGGCCCGCCCAGTTTATCCAAAAAACACACCCTGAAAAATACGGCAGCTTCGTTTCATATCGCCGCCACCACCTCCGCCCATGCTTTCCCGCTCTCATTCATTACCGGCTAATTCACAGGTCAGCATCGGCCACGTTCACCTCAAGGTCGCCGACCTGCAGCGTTCGTTGGGGTTTTACCGCGACGTGCTCGGCTTCACGGTCACCCAGCGCTACGGGGACCAGGCAGTATTTTTGTCCGCAGGTGGTTACCACCATCATATCGGCCTGAACACCTGGGAAAGCGCTGGCGGTTCGCCGCCAGCACCCGGAACAACAGGACTGTACCACCTCGCTTTGCTTTACCCGAGCCGCGCCGAACTCGCCGATGCCCTGCAGCGCGTACTCCGGGCGGGCCTGAGGCTCGATGAAGCTGCAAACCACGGGGTTGGCGAGGCGCTTTATCTGCGTGATCCCGACGGCAACGGCGTAGAGCTTTACCGTGACCGACCGGAGGATCAGTGGCCCCGCACCCCCGAGGGTGGTTTCGCGATGCACTCGCGGGCGCTAAACCTGGAAGCCCTGCTCCGCGAGGCACCGGTCGCCAAATAAGCCCCCACTGTAGTAACCGAAAAGCCTCCGATCCGGTTGCCCACGAAACACACGAAATGAAACGAAAGGAAAACCCTGGAGTCGGCTGAAGTCCTATTATTCAAACTTTCGTGCAATTCGTGTGTTTCGTGGGCCAATCTGCGCCATCGCCACGCTGCAATTCGGCACTATTTCAGTGGCCGAAGGTGAGTTTCAGCCGCCTTTTTCGGACATAAAGCTTGTCGCTCTGGCAGTCGATGAAGGCCTCGGCGGCCACCAGGGTTTGCACCCCGAGCAGGCCCCTGACGTCCGCTGTCCGCAACTCAGGATCGCTGCCGATCAGGTCG harbors:
- a CDS encoding VOC family protein, encoding MLSRSHSLPANSQVSIGHVHLKVADLQRSLGFYRDVLGFTVTQRYGDQAVFLSAGGYHHHIGLNTWESAGGSPPAPGTTGLYHLALLYPSRAELADALQRVLRAGLRLDEAANHGVGEALYLRDPDGNGVELYRDRPEDQWPRTPEGGFAMHSRALNLEALLREAPVAK